TGGCGGGATGGGTGAGCCTGATACTCATGCACGCGATTTGGCCGTTGCTTTGGATTTGGGCTTACTTGTATACGGATGATGGTTCCAATCTCATCCCCAACAAAACCCAAACCGACGACTTGAAAAAGGAAATCGAAGAACTTCGCCGAGAAGTAGAATCCCTAAAGAAAAAATAATGGAAACGATACTTGCTGCACTATACGGTACTCTGTGCTGGTTGATTTTTAAGGTCTTCAAAGTACCTGTCAACAAATGGACCATCACGACGGCTATTTTGGGA
The DNA window shown above is from Reichenbachiella sp. 5M10 and carries:
- a CDS encoding DUF3302 domain-containing protein, whose product is MDGLNILALCFMILIAITLVYVVIYIHDIPYQIAKKRNHPHQEAIHMAGWVSLILMHAIWPLLWIWAYLYTDDGSNLIPNKTQTDDLKKEIEELRREVESLKKK